One Thermomonas paludicola genomic window, CGCGGTCCTGGTGGCGTGGGGCGCACTCAATGCGACGCTATTGCTTGCCACGGCGCGCGGCTTCGGCCTCGCCGCCAAACCGGCGGCACTGGGCGCACTGGCATTCGTGCTGACCCCCTATGCCGCCTATGTGCATGGCTGGGCAGGCTGCATCGCCGACCTGCTCTGGCTGTCCTGCGCGCTGCTGCTCGCGTTGCTGGTTCAGCAATGCCGCCGCCCGTGGCTTGCCGGCGTCATTGCGGCGGCGCTCACCGCGCTGGCCCTGCTTGGCAAGGAAGCCGCATTCGCGATCCCCCCGCTGCTGGCGGTGGCATGGTGGTTCGATGCCCGCAGGCCGCGCTGGCTGGCGGCAATGCTGGGGGCCGGCGCCGTTGCGGCGCTGTCTCTCGCGCTGCGCGCCGGCGTGCTGCTGCATGCCCCGCGTGAGGGCGGGCAATACGCACTCAGCCCGTGGCATCTGCCGCTGCGCTGGCTGGAATACCAGTTGTTCCCCCCCATCGTGCCGCTGCTGGAAAGCTTCAATACGCTGCAGCGAGTCGGCCCCGCGCTGGTCGCCGGGCTGCTGTGGCTGGGGCTGCTGGCGGCGCTTTGGCAGGCGTCAAGGCGACTCGTTGCGCTCTGGCTGCTGGGCGGTGTCGTGGCATTGCTGCCGGTGCTGCCGCTGGCCGGCGGCTTCAATCACTATGCCTATGGCTTCGCCGCGCTCGGCGCGATGACCGTGGTCGCCGCATGGCCGCTGGCGTCGCGCCGGGGACGCATGACCATCGCCGCTTTCGCCCTGCTGACGGCGCTGCACGGCGGCGTCGTGATGTGGCGGATGCAGCAGGTTGGCCGCATCCAGGCCGTGTTCTCGCCGGCACTGGCCCGTGCGGTTCGCACGCACGCAGGCCCGCTGATTTTGCAGCTGTCGCCTGCCGCCAAGGACTGGATTTTCCGGCGCCTGACCCACGACATTCCGCGCTACGACGGCGTGGCCATCGGCGACCGCGTGCGCATGGCCGGCCCGGGTGACCGCGCAACCCACCTGATCCTGGCTGACGGGCGCCTGCAGCCGTTGCCCTAAAGATCGGCGACCGACGTCGCATCCACGATCTGCTCCAGCCGGATGCGGTTGGCAAACAACGAAAACGCCAGCACGCCGGCCAGTCCGTTGGCGCGACGCACCCAATCGGGCAACCAGCGCGGCTCCAGCAGGGTGCCATCGTCGAACAGCGGCGCGAAATTCTGCACGTCGGCCAGGGTCATCTTGCCGGCGAACAGCAGCCGGCACAGGCGCAGCTTGCGGTGCTTCAACGCCCAACGGAAAAACGTATGCACGCCAATCAGGCCACGCAGATAGACCGTGTCCTTGGTGAATGCCGAACCGCCGGTGGTCGGCACGCCGCGGAACACGCGCTGCGCTGAGGTGAAGCTTTCCACCTCGCTTTGCCCCGCCATCATGAAATAGTGAAACACCTGCAGGAAGTCCGCGCCTTCCAGCGCCATCGCCACCGCTTCGATGCGCAGGCTGACCCGCTTCATGCGTTCGATATCAATGCTGCCGGTAATCTGCTCGGCAAACACCGCCAGCCCTTCCTGGGTCGCGGTGGTGCGCGGCGAGGACAGCGCCATGCTGGGCAACACCAGCTGCTGTTGACCGTTGAGTGCGGTCAACGAATGCACGAAGGCCTCGTGCTGCAACAGCTGCTGCATGTCGTAATCGGAAAACGCCGCGCCCGCGCGCAGGCGGATCTTGCGCGAGCCTGCCGCCGCTTTGGCAATCAGGTTCGGGTCAAGCTCCACTTCGATCATCCGAGCATCGAAGAAGTCATCCAGCGCCGCCTGCAGCTGCAGCGCCAACGCGGTGGCGGAAATCTCCACCTGCTCCGACGGCGCCAACAGTTCCTGGTCCAGCTCATCGGCCACCAGCAGGAAGTGATTGGCGGCCTGGCGGGTGGTCGCGCCGCCCGGCAGCACATGGTCGGGGGTGCCGAACAGGGCGATCGACAGATCGGTGACCTGCGTCGTGCCCAGCTGCTCCAGCAATTCGGCGGCCAGCACCCAGCTTTGCGCCGATTCGATCAGGTACACGCCCAGTGGATGCGACGGGTCGGCAGCTGCCGCGATCAAGGACAGTTCCCGACGCGCATCGGAAAAATCATGCCTGGGATAGTGATAGGCCGGCAGGCGGGGATTGCCGCGCGCCAGATCCGCCAGGAACTGTTGCTGCTCGCTCGCCGGCCAGCTGACCAGGCTGAGCAGGCGGATCGCCTTGGCCGCTTTGGCCATCCGCGCGTCCAGCGCAGCGTGATGGGCGATGGCGTCAGTCGTCGCCATGCTGGTCGTCCGCTTGCCGCTGCGTGGGCTTGCCCGGCGCACGCGCCTGCGACTTCTGCGCCAACCGCGTGGCCAACCGATTGGCTGCCCCGGCCACCTCGGCGCTCAGCTTGAGGAAATTCGCCACGCGCGACCCGTCGATCTCGCCGGCCTCGACCGCCGCCCGCACCGCGCAGCCAGGCTCGCGCGCATGCTGGCAGTTGCGGAATCGGCACTGCACGGCCAGCGTTTCAATGTCGGTGAAGCTCTCGGCCACGTCTTCCTCGCCGGTCGGCTTGAGCTCGCGCATGCCGGGCGTGTCGATCAGGCAGGCGCCGGACGGCAACGCGATCAGCGCCCGGTGCGTGGTGGTGTGGCGCCCGCGGTCATCGGTCTCGCGAACCGCGCCGGTCTTCATCCTGTCGGTCCCCAGCAGGGTGTTGGTGAGGGTCGATTTGCCGGCACCGGAGCTGCCCACCAGGACCACGCTATGACCTTCGCCCAGCCACGGCGCAAGGCCGGCAACGCTGCCGCGATCCCTGGCGTTGACCGCCAACACCGGCACCCCCAGTGCGCGCAACGCCTCTGCCGCCGACGCCGCATCGGCGCCTTCGCGGTCGGACTTGGTCAACACGACCACCGGCTGCACACCGCTGCCGCCCACCAGCAACAGATAACGCTCGATCCGGCGCGGATTGAAGTCGGCATCCAGCCCGCAGACCACGAACACGGTATCGATATTGGCGCCGATCACCTGCTGTTTGTAATGTTCGCCGGCGGCCCCGCGCTTGATCGCGGAAAAGCGCGGCAACAGCGCGACGATGCGCAAGGCATTCGGCGCTTCGCCCTCGACCAGCACCCAGTCCCCCACCGCAGGCCGCCCCTCCGGCGTGGTGCCGCCCTTGCGGTAATTGCCGGCGCGCTGCCATTCCGGCAGCGATTCGGCACGACACGCGGCGTCCACCGATTCGGCCACCAGATAGCCGCTGCGATGCTGCTCGCTGATCCGCGCCGGACGTGCGGCAGGGTGGGTGGCCATGAGCGCCGCCCAGTCTGGCCGCAAGGTGGCAGGCGTCCAGCGCCAGCCGATGGACTGCAGCGGGGTCATGCGTGTGGGGAGGCCGTCATGGCGCGATTCTAGCGGCGTGCCGGCGGGCTGGGGGAAAGCGGCGCGCGGCGCCCGTTTCCGCTAGGCTTTGATGCCCCCATCCCTCATTTTCCGCGATGTCATCGTTCAATCCGCGCAACAAGATCGTCACCCGCACCCGCCTGACCGAAGTCCGCTACGAGATCCGCGGGGAACTGGCGCGACGCGCGCGCGAGCTGGAGGCCCAGGGACGCACCCTGATCAAGCTCAACATCGGCAATCCGGGCGCGTTCGGGTTCCGCGCGCCCGAACACCTGCAGGACGCCATCGCCGGCGGTATCGCCCGCACCGATCCCTACACGCATCAGCAGGGCCTGCCGGAAGCACGCGAGGCCATCGCCGCCTTCCACAGGCTGCGCGGCACCCCGAACGCCGCGCCGGAACGCGTATTCATCGGCAACGGCGTCAGCGAACTGATCGATATTTCGCTGCGCGCCCTGCTCAACCCGGGCGAAGAAGTACTGGTGCCCTCGCCGGATTATCCGCTGTGGAGCGCCGCGACCATCCTCAACGACGGCCGCCCGGTCTATTACAAATGCGACCGCGACAACGGCTTCCTGCCCGATCCCGAGCAGATCGAATCGCTGGTGTCGTCGCGCACCCGCGCCATCGTGCTGATCAATCCCAACAATCCGACCGGCGCCAACTATCCGCGCGAGTTGCTGGAGCGGGTGGTGGAGATCGCCCGTCGCTACCGGCTGTTGCTGCTGGTGGACGAGATCTACGACGGCATCCTGTACGACGATGCGGTGTTCCAGCCGGTTGCGCCGCTGGCCGGCGACCTGCCCTGCATGAGCTTTGGCGGATTGTCGAAGGTGCACCGTGCCTGCGGCTGGCGGGTCGGCTGGGCGGTGTTGTCGGGTGACCCGTTGGCCTGCGCCGACTACCACCACGCGCTGGACCTGCTGGGCGCGCTGCGCCTGTGTTCCAACGTGCCGGGCCAGTTTGCCATCGAACAGGCGCTGCACGGCACCGACACCATCACCCCGCTGTGCCAGCCGGGTGGGCGCCTGTACGAAACCCGCCGCGCGCTGATCGAGTCGTGCAACGCCAGCGACCACCTGTCGCTGGTGCCGCCGGCCGCCGCGCTGTACGGCTTCCCGCGCATCGTCGGCGCCGCCGCGAAAGGCTTCGACGATCACGCGTTTGCGCTGGAAATGCTGGAACAGGAAGACGTGCTGATCGTGCCGGGCACCAGCTTCAACGTGCCCTATCGCGACCATTTCCGGGTCACCCTGCTGCCGGAAGCTCCGATGTTGCGCGAAGTGTTCACCCGCATCGACCGCGTGCTGACCCGGCGTGCGGAACGCGCGCAGCGGCAGAGCGCGGTGGCCTGACGAGAGCCGTCATTCCCGCGAAGGCGGGAATCCAGCTTTTGATCTTCGCGAGAAAAGCCTCAGGCTGGATTCCCGCCTTCGCGGGAATGACGAGCGATAAGCGAATGACGAGCAACCGGCATGGACATTGTCCCTGACAGCCTTTCCTACCTCGCACTCGGCGACTCCTACACCATCGGCGAAGGCGTCGAGGCGGCGGGCCGCTGGCCGATGCAACTGGCCGCGCGGCTGCGCGACGCGGGGATCGCCATCGCCGATCCGCGCATCCTTGCCAAGACCGGCTGGACCACCGACGAGCTGGCTGCGGCGATGGACGCGGCCGAGCCGCTGGGCGAATGGGACTTCGTCTCGCTGCTGATCGGGGTCAACAACCAGTACCGCGGGCGCAGCGTGGACGACTATGCCGACGAATTCCATCGCCTGCTGCGCCGTGCGATCGCACTGGCCAGTGGCCGCGCGGGCGGCGTGCTGGTGCTGTCGATCCCCGACTGGGGGGTGACCCCGTTTGCCTTCGCCAGCGGGCGCGACTGCCAGGCCATTGCCCGCGAACTGGACGATTACAACGCCGCCGCACGCGAGCTCTGCGCCAAGGCCGGCGCGGCCTTCGTGGACATCTCCGGGATTTCCCGCACCGAAGCGGGCGACGGCGAGGCCGCGACGGCGATGCTGGCGGACGACGGCCTGCATCCCTCGGCCGCCATGTACTCGCGCTGGACAGAGGCAGCCTTGCCGGTGGCCGCTGCACTGCTCACCGGGATCGCTTGATCCCGGTCAGCGGGCAGCACCACCCAACCGCGTAGAATCGCGGTTTCCCCACCGTGTCCGGAAGCTGCACCATGTCCCTCGATCCCGCCCTGCGTTCCCGCATCGAAACCCTGCTTGCCGCCAATCCCGTGGTGCTGTTCCTGAAAGGCACGCCGGATGCGCCGCAGTGCGGCTTCTCGGCGAAAACCGCCGCCGCGATGGATTCCACCGGCGCGAGCTATGCCCACGTCAACGTGTTGGCCGACCCGGACATTCGCGAAGGCATCAAACTCTACGGCGACTGGCCCACCATCCCGCAGCTCTACATCAACGGTGAACTGGTCGGCGGTTGCGACATCGTGACCCAGATGGCCGCCAGCGGTGAGCTGCATGCCGCACTGGGCCAGCCTGCGCCGGATCGCACGCCTCCGCAGATCACCATCACCCCGTCGGCGGCAGAGATGCTGAAGCAGGCGCTGGCCAATGCCGGCGACGGCTACGCGCTGCAAATCGAAGTGGACAAGGGTTTCAACGCCCGCCTCCAGCT contains:
- a CDS encoding flavohemoglobin expression-modulating QEGLA motif protein, which encodes MATTDAIAHHAALDARMAKAAKAIRLLSLVSWPASEQQQFLADLARGNPRLPAYHYPRHDFSDARRELSLIAAAADPSHPLGVYLIESAQSWVLAAELLEQLGTTQVTDLSIALFGTPDHVLPGGATTRQAANHFLLVADELDQELLAPSEQVEISATALALQLQAALDDFFDARMIEVELDPNLIAKAAAGSRKIRLRAGAAFSDYDMQQLLQHEAFVHSLTALNGQQQLVLPSMALSSPRTTATQEGLAVFAEQITGSIDIERMKRVSLRIEAVAMALEGADFLQVFHYFMMAGQSEVESFTSAQRVFRGVPTTGGSAFTKDTVYLRGLIGVHTFFRWALKHRKLRLCRLLFAGKMTLADVQNFAPLFDDGTLLEPRWLPDWVRRANGLAGVLAFSLFANRIRLEQIVDATSVADL
- the rsgA gene encoding ribosome small subunit-dependent GTPase A translates to MTPLQSIGWRWTPATLRPDWAALMATHPAARPARISEQHRSGYLVAESVDAACRAESLPEWQRAGNYRKGGTTPEGRPAVGDWVLVEGEAPNALRIVALLPRFSAIKRGAAGEHYKQQVIGANIDTVFVVCGLDADFNPRRIERYLLLVGGSGVQPVVVLTKSDREGADAASAAEALRALGVPVLAVNARDRGSVAGLAPWLGEGHSVVLVGSSGAGKSTLTNTLLGTDRMKTGAVRETDDRGRHTTTHRALIALPSGACLIDTPGMRELKPTGEEDVAESFTDIETLAVQCRFRNCQHAREPGCAVRAAVEAGEIDGSRVANFLKLSAEVAGAANRLATRLAQKSQARAPGKPTQRQADDQHGDD
- a CDS encoding pyridoxal phosphate-dependent aminotransferase → MSSFNPRNKIVTRTRLTEVRYEIRGELARRARELEAQGRTLIKLNIGNPGAFGFRAPEHLQDAIAGGIARTDPYTHQQGLPEAREAIAAFHRLRGTPNAAPERVFIGNGVSELIDISLRALLNPGEEVLVPSPDYPLWSAATILNDGRPVYYKCDRDNGFLPDPEQIESLVSSRTRAIVLINPNNPTGANYPRELLERVVEIARRYRLLLLVDEIYDGILYDDAVFQPVAPLAGDLPCMSFGGLSKVHRACGWRVGWAVLSGDPLACADYHHALDLLGALRLCSNVPGQFAIEQALHGTDTITPLCQPGGRLYETRRALIESCNASDHLSLVPPAAALYGFPRIVGAAAKGFDDHAFALEMLEQEDVLIVPGTSFNVPYRDHFRVTLLPEAPMLREVFTRIDRVLTRRAERAQRQSAVA
- a CDS encoding SGNH/GDSL hydrolase family protein, whose translation is MDIVPDSLSYLALGDSYTIGEGVEAAGRWPMQLAARLRDAGIAIADPRILAKTGWTTDELAAAMDAAEPLGEWDFVSLLIGVNNQYRGRSVDDYADEFHRLLRRAIALASGRAGGVLVLSIPDWGVTPFAFASGRDCQAIARELDDYNAAARELCAKAGAAFVDISGISRTEAGDGEAATAMLADDGLHPSAAMYSRWTEAALPVAAALLTGIA